One window of the Triticum dicoccoides isolate Atlit2015 ecotype Zavitan chromosome 3B, WEW_v2.0, whole genome shotgun sequence genome contains the following:
- the LOC119277297 gene encoding probable E3 ubiquitin-protein ligase RHC1A — protein MSNRATHWCYACRRPIRLRGQDIICPNCNDGFIQEISELGGALNNYGMFGPRFDDRLDGRSGMMDAMSALMRRRMAEMGSNPVFDPNVAWASTTQGRPSPIGPRLIFGGSMPAQGSNDSGVNVLVRGGRRIGTDRPNFSGFLVGGTSLEALFEQLLLQTGNRQGPAPASQSAIDSMPVVKITRRHLSDDPVCPVCTDRFEVGSEAREMPCKHLYHASCIIPWLVQHNSCPVCRHPLPLQRGSDSNAARPQPLAHAGEAVSRGVAGAGADPAPVTRNGDDDGGSPFSFLWPFGSSSPGPSSYQYGGGGGGRPAVYDDDPGQITYSEWHYDP, from the coding sequence ATGTCAAACAGAGCCACACATTGGTGTTATGCGTGCCGTCGGCCAATTCGTCTTCGTGGACAAGATATAATCTGTCCCAACTGCAATGATGGCTTCATACAAGAGATCAGTGAGTTAGGAGGCGCTTTGAACAACTACGGTATGTTTGGGCCACGCTTCGATGATCGCCTAGATGGACGATCTGGAATGATGGATGCTATGTCTGCCCTCATGCGTCGACGGATGGCAGAAATGGGCAGCAATCCTGTGTTTGATCCTAATGTAGCTTGGGCAAGTACCACACAAGGAAGGCCGTCCCCAATTGGCCCTAGGCTGATATTCGGCGGCAGCATGCCTGCTCAGGGGAGCAATGACAGCGGAGTAAATGTGCTTGTCAGGGGAGGCCGCAGAATCGGCACTGACCGTCCAAACTTCAGCGGCTTCCTTGTCGGCGGCACCAGCCTCGAAGCTCTATTCGAGCAGCTGCTATTGCAGACCGGCAACCGTCAAGGACCAGCGCCTGCTTCGCAGTCCGCAATCGACTCCATGCCGGTGGTGAAGATAACCCGCAGGCATCTGAGCGATGATCCAGTCTGCCCAGTCTGCACGGACAGATTTGAAGTTGGCTCGGAGGCGAGGGAGATGCCGTGCAAGCACCTATACCATGCCAGTTGCATCATCCCTTGGTTGGTTCAGCACAACTCCTGCCCAGTTTGCCGCCACCCGCTGCCGCTGCAGCGAGGATCAGACAGCAATGCAGCCCGCCCACAACCTTTGGCCCACGCCGGCGAAGCCGTGAGCCGCGGGGTTGCCGGAGCCGGAGCCGACCCTGCGCCTGTCACGAGGAACGGCGACGACGATGGAGGGAGCCCTTTCTCGTTCCTCTGGCCATTCGGGTCGTCGAGCCCCGGTCCCAGCTCTTACCAGTACGGAGGCGGCGGGGGTGGGCGGCCTGCGGTTTACGACGACGACCCTGGCCAGATAACCTATTCCGAGTGGCACTACGACCCGTGA
- the LOC119277296 gene encoding 4-diphosphocytidyl-2-C-methyl-D-erythritol kinase, chloroplastic-like codes for MACSAHLLSQSLYQPHRSCPVPSKHLRFQAQPAAAFSAGVSSSFSTRSRRSPSVRVAASADQGRKKIELTYDAQAKFNQLADQIDKDVGITRLNLFSPCKINVFLRITGKRPDGFHDLASLFHVVSLGDTIKFSLSPSKSKDRLSTNVAGVPVDESNLIIRALDLYRKKTGTDKHFWIHLDKKVPTGAGLGGGSSNAATALWAANQFSGGIASEKDLQEWSGEIGSDIPFFFSRGAAYCTGRGEIVQDIPNLLPENLPMVLIKPPEACSTAEVYKRLRLDQTSQADPLALLKEITQNGISQDVCVNDLEPPAFEVLRSLKKLKKRFIASNRGDYSAVFMSGSGSTIVGIGSPDPPAFVYDDDDYKDVFVSEARFLTREENEWYREPMSSNATFSKEDSLSESAPVMD; via the exons ATGGCTTGCTCCGCCCATCTTCTCTCGCAGAGCCTGTACCAACCCCACCGCTCCTGCCCGGTCCCGTCCAAGCACCTCCGGTTCCAGGCCCAACCCGCGGCGGCGTTTTCCGCCGGCGTCAGCTCCAGCTTCAGCACCAGGAGCCGACGGTCTCCAAGCGTAAGAGTCGCCGCGTCGGCCGACCAAGGGAGGAAGAAAATCGAG CTTACGTATGACGCACAAGCCAAGTTTAACCAGCTAGCGGACCAGATTGACAAGGATGTGGGGATTACACGGCTCAACCTGTTCTCACCTTGCAAA ATTAATGTCTTCTTGAGGATAACCGGGAAGAGACCAGACGGGTTCCATGACCTGGCTTCTCTGTTTCAC GTGGTTAGTTTGGGTGATACTATCAAATTCTCACTGTCGCCAAGTAAGAGCAAAGATCGGCTATCAACCAATGTTGCAGGTGTCCCAGTTGATGAGAGTAACTTG ATCATCAGGGCACTTGATCTTTACCGCAAGAAAACTGGCACTGATAAGCACTTTTGG ATACACCTTGATAAGAAGGTCCCAACTGGTGCTGGTCTTGGTGGAGGAAGCAGTAATGCTGCAACTGCACTATGGGCTGCTAACCAGTttagtggtggcattgcttcagaaAAAGATCTTCAAGAATGGTCTGGTGAGATTGGATCAGATATCCCCTTCTTCTTTTCACGAGGAGCAGCATATTGTACTGGTAGGGGAGAG ATTGTCCAAGATATTCCGAACCTGTTGCCAGAGAATCTGCCAATGGTTCTGATAAAGCCACCTGAAGCATGCTCAACCGCTGAAGTTTACAAG CGACTCCGGTTAGATCAGACTAGTCAAGCTGATCCTTTGGCTTTGCTCAAGGAGATTACGCAAAATGGGATATCACAAGATGTCTGTGTAAATGATCTAG AGCCTCCAGCTTTTGAGGTGTTGCGATCACTAAAGAAGTTGAAGAAACGATTTATTGCATCCAATAGGGGAGATTACAGTGCTGTTTTTATGTCAGGGAG TGGAAGCACAATAGTTGGAATTGGTTCCCCAGATCCACCTGCGTTTGTGTATGACGATGACGACTACAAGGATGTTTTTGTGTCAG AGGCTCGCTTTCTAACTCGTGAGGAGAACGAGTGGTACAGGGAACCAATGTCATCGAATGCCACGTTTAGCAAAGAAGATTCACTGTCAGAGTCAGCACCAGTCATGGACTGA
- the LOC119277298 gene encoding uncharacterized protein LOC119277298, with translation MAAEARAEGSGPPAPPPLPVPEKRPAPVDGREEERPGTKRRRASVAALDGVPCAAAKGGDGEADGSRDGGSPFSFQHARGGFVALETTPKFGSFNPPVAAEQETLHPEGSPVVEEEEDTASSTGVEDGKDGSSQSVAAVDDQGRRHPGRQTESER, from the coding sequence ATGGCGGCGGAGGCCCGGGCCGAGGGCTCCGGGCCGCCCGCGCCCCCTCCGCTGCCCGTCCCCGAGAAGCGCCCGGCCCCGGTGGACGGCCGGGAGGAGGAGCGGCCGGGGACGAAGCGGCGCCGCGCGAGCGTCGCGGCGCTCGACGGCGTGCCGTGCGCCGCGGCCAAGGGTGGGGATGGCGAGGCGGACGGGAGCCGTGACGGCGGCTCGCCCTTCTCCTTTCAGCACGCGCGCGGCGGTTTCGTGGCGCTGGAGACGACGCCCAAGTTCGGGTCATTCAACCCGCCGGTGGCCGCCGAGCAGGAAACCCTCCACCCGGAAGGTTCACCGGtagtggaggaggaggaagatacgGCCTCGTCCACCGGAGTTGAGGACGGCAAAGACGGGAGCTCACAGTCAGTGGCGGCGGTGGACGATCAGGGCCGTCGCCATCCGGGAAGACAAACTGAATCGGAACGATGA